In Archocentrus centrarchus isolate MPI-CPG fArcCen1 chromosome 22, fArcCen1, whole genome shotgun sequence, one DNA window encodes the following:
- the htr1b gene encoding 5-hydroxytryptamine receptor 1B: MELSGQVEPNQPVNTTNDSFTTNSSTANESAESLAYQISLAVILAVITLATTLSNAFVIATISQSKKLQTPANFLIASLAVTDLLVSILVMPICVLYTVIHTWTLGQIVCDIWLSSDITCCTASILHLCVIALDRYWAITDAVEYSKKRTTGRAAGMVATAWVIAISISLPPLFWRQVKAEELTSCSVNTDHIFYTIYSTFGAFYIPTLLLLVLYGRIYVEARKRILKQSPKKVGKRLTSAHLVSNSPGSAASTSSLQCGRHDAPSSDTGSSTSENQVKVTVSDALLEKKRISAARERKATKTLGIILGAYIICWLPFFIYTLLVATCDTCLNPELFDFFTWLGYLNSLINPIIYTMSNEDFKKAFHKLMRFRCCRL; the protein is encoded by the coding sequence ATGGAGCTCTCGGGTCAAGTCGAGCCAAATCAGCCGGTGAACACCACAAACGACAGTTTTACTACAAATTCATCCACTGCGAATGAGAGCGCAGAGAGTCTCGCCTATCAGATCAGTTTGGCTGTGATTCTCGCAGTTATCACACTCGCCACCACTTTATCCAACGCCTTTGTCATCGCAACGATCTCCCAGTCTAAGAAGCTGCAAACTCCCGCAAACTTTCTGATCGCCTCCTTGGCCGTCACCGACCTGCTGGTGTCTATCCTCGTGATGCCCATCTGCGTCCTCTACACGGTGATCCACACCTGGACGCTCGGGCAAATAGTTTGCGACATCTGGCTCTCCTCCGACATAACGTGTTGCACTGCGTCCATCCTCCATCTGTGCGTAATCGCTTTGGATAGGTACTGGGCCATCACTGACGCAGTGGAGTACTCCAAAAAGCGCACGACGGGACGAGCGGCAGGGATGGTGGCCACAGCCTGGGTCATCGCCATCTCCATATCCCTTCCGCCTCTCTTCTGGAGGCAGGTGAAAGCGGAGGAATTAACAAGCTGCAGCGTCAACACGGATCACATTTTCTACACTATCTACTCCACTTTTGGGGCTTTCTACATCCCAACCTTGCTCCTCCTTGTCCTCTACGGACGGATATACGTGGAGGCTAGGAAAAGGATCCTGAAGCAGTCCCCGAAGAAGGTTGGAAAGAGACTAACGTCGGCGCACCTGGTCTCCAACTCCCCTGGGTCCGCGGCGTCCACTAGCTCTCTGCAATGCGGGAGACACGACGCTCCGTCCAGCGACACTGGCTCTTCAACAAGCGAGAACCAGGTGAAAGTGACGGTGTCCGATGCGCTTTTGGAGAAAAAGCGAATTTCAGcagcaagagaaagaaaagcgaCAAAGACTTTGGGGATAATCCTCGGCGCTTACATTATTTGTTGGCTTCCGTTTTTCATCTACACATTGCTGGTGGCAACATGTGATACATGTTTAAACCCCGAGTTATTTGACTTTTTCACCTGGCTGGGATATCTGAACTCCCTCATTAACCCGATCATATACACAATGTCCAACGAGGATTTCAAGAAAGCTTTTCACAAACTTATGCGCTTCAGATGTTGCAGGCTGTGA
- the LOC115772381 gene encoding 5'-nucleotidase-like codes for MGLRSSRRALLISFYLILLNGWSAASTFELTVLHTNDNHARIEETGEDSGKCRSGSPCFAGVARRFTKVSEIRKNEKNVVFLDAGDQFQGTVWFSYYKGAEAAYFMNTLGYDVMALGNHEFDNGVEGLIKPFLLDTNFSVVSANIKPDQTLATLHNYYSPYKVINIGSEKVAVVGYTTAETPFLSMPGQHLKFEDEVESLQAQVNKLESLGYNKIIALGHSGFDVDQDIARRVRGVDVVVGGHTNTFLYTGTPPSSEVPAGLYPFMVRSNHGRDVPVVQAYAFGKYLGYLKVTFDEVGNVIKAVGNPILMDSSIPQDPRILADVEKWKTNLTQYSSQYVGQTLVYLNGSFEECRFRECNLGNLICDAMVYHNIKNSSEQQWNHVSLCMLNSGAIRAPIDEHYKNGSITMEEILTVLPFGGTVDLVQIKGSTIKKAFEHSVHRYGSKSGEFLQVSGIRVEYDLSRPVNQRVASLKLLCTECRVPKYEALDPQKTYTVVMPSYVAGGGDNFTMIKEELLKYNSGDMDITVFSKYIQDKKHVYPAVEGRITFRNSAVITLFSTGLLLLNLCLSLTL; via the exons ATGGGTCTCCGTTCGTCTCGGCGCGCTCTCTTGATCTCGTTCTACCTCATTTTGCTAAACGGTTGGAGCGCAGCGTCGACCTTCGAGTTGACGGTACTTCACACCAATGACAACCATGCACGAATCGAGGAGACCGGCGAGGACTCGGGAAAGTGTCGATCCGGGAGCCCCTGCTTCGCTGGGGTGGCCAGGAGGTTCACCAAAGTGAGTGAGATCCGTAAAAACGAGAAGAACGTGGTGTTTCTGGATGCTGGAGACCAATTCCAAGGGACTGTCTGGTTCAGCTACTATAAAGGTGCTGAAGCGGCATACTTTATGAACACACTTGGTTATGATGTTATG GCTTTGGGAAATCACGAGTTTGACAACGGAGTGGAGGGTCTCATTAAACCCTTCCTCCTGGATACAAATTTCTCAGTGGTCAGTGCCAACATTAAACCTGACCAGACTCTGGCAACGTTACATAACTACTACAGTCCCTACAAAGTTATCAACATTGGCTCAGAGAAAGTGGCTGTAGTTGGCTACACCACAGCAGAGACCCCCTTCTTATCCATGCCAG GCCAACATCTAAAGTTCGAGGATGAGGTGGAGTCACTTCAGGCTCAAGTAAATAAGCTGGAAAGTCTCGGCTATAATAAAATCATTGCCCTGGGACACTCTGGCTTTGATGTGGATCAAGACATCGCGAGGCGTGTGAGAGGGGTTGATGTTGTTGTTGGAGGACACACCAACACTTTCCTCTACACAG gaacACCCCCATCTTCCGAAGTGCCAGCTGGCCTCTATCCTTTTATGGTAAGATCCAACCATGGCAGAGACGTACCAGTGGTCCAGGCCTATGCCTTTGGGAAATATCTTGGATACTTAAAAGTCACCTTTGATGAGGTTGGCAATGTCATCAAAGCTGTTGGAAATCCCATCCTAATGGACAGCAGCATACCTCAAG ACCCACGTATCCTTGCTGATGTCGAGAAGTGGAAGACCAACTTGACTCAGTACTCCTCACAGTATGTGGGACAAACCTTGGTCTACCTCAATGGGTCATTTGAAGAGTGTCGATTTCGGGAGTGTAACCTTGGAAACCTAATCTGTGATGCGATG GTTTATCACAATATAAAGAATTCAAGTGAGCAGCAGTGGAATCACGTGAGCCTGTGTATGCTGAATAGTGGAGCCATACGGGCTCCGATAGACGAACACTACAAAAACG GCTCCATAACAATGGAAGAGATTCTGACCGTCTTACCATTTGGAGGAACCGTTGACTTGGTCCAAATAAAAGGATCAACAATAAAAAAGGCATTTGAGCACTCCGTTCACAGATATGGAAGCAAGAGTGGAGAATTTCTTCAAGTCTCGG GTATTCGTGTAGAATACGACCTCTCCAGGCCAGTGAACCAGCGTGTGGCATCACTGAAACTGCTCTGCACAGAGTGCCGTGTGCCCAAGTATGAAGCGTTAGACCCACAGAAGACATACACTGTGGTCATGCCTTCATACGTAGCAGGTGGAGGGGATAACTTTACAATGATTAAGGAGGAGTTACTCAAGTATAATTCAG